The Paraburkholderia megapolitana genomic sequence CGCAGAAAGATCGAGCCGCGCCGCCGCCAGCGACAAGCCAATTCCGAATCCGCACAACAGCGATTCCTTGCGCGCACGCCCGGCAAGACCGTGACCGCCGGCAAGCAACAGCGGAATCGACGAAGGTCCGGTATTGCCGACTTCGGACAAGCCGATCGGTGTCTGCGCTTCCGAGAGTTTCATGATCTTGCGCAGGTAGCGCAGCATGAACTGGTTGGCCTGATGGAGCGCCACGAGATCGAGTGCCGCCTTGTCGATACCGCAGTGCGCCAGCAACTGGTCGATCAGCGGCGGCACGCGCGTCAACGCGAAATTCATGACCTCGTTGCCGCTCATATGCAGATGTCCAACCTGCGCCGAGCCGTGTGAGCCGTTGGCGTAGTCGAGCGGCGTCCGCAGGTGGCTTGCGCCACTTCCGTCGGTACGGCACGCATAGTCGATTCGCCCGTCGCCCGCCTCGATCAGCGACGCACTCGCCGCGTCGCCGAACACCATCTGCACGTGACGATCGCCGGGCTTGAGCAGCTTCGTCGTCACGTCGCCCGTGCACAGCAAGACCGACCGGCAACCGGCCTGCACGAGCATCGACGCCTGCAACAAACCATAGACATAACCCGAGCAACCGTAGTCGATGTCGAACGCAAGGCACTCTTCCGACAGACCGAGCCGCGCTTGCAGGCCAACCGCCGCGCCCGGCATGAAATCGTCGGGAGTCTGCGTGACGACCACCACCGCATCGATGGACTCTTTTCGCACGTCCGTCGCGGCGAGCAGGTGCCGTGCGGCCGCCTCGCATAGATCGCCGGTCGACAGGGCACCTGCGACGCGCACCGCGCGAATCCCGGTGCTCTCGATGATGCGGCGGATCTCGAGCGCTCCATGCTCGTCGGCAAGGCTCGCCATGTCGAGCCTCGCGGCCGGCAGCGCGGCCGTGATTGCGGACACGCGGACACGATCGATCGACACGATCATCGCGCAGCGCTCTCGCACACTGGCACAAGCAGGCCGCGAATCTCGCCCACTGTCTCGAGTTTCTCGAGCTTCTGTACGTTCAACGCGTTCACGCCGCCGCCGGCCAGCACCGCGATCAACGAAACCATCGCAAGCGAGTCCCAGTTGGCAAACTGTTGCAGCGTCGCGTCATCCGTCAGTTCGCTGACCGGCACTTCGAGGAGCGCAGCAAGCTCCACCCGTAGTTCTTCCATGTCCATGACATCAGGCCTCTTCGTTGGCAAGTGAATCGTGGCTGAGCGGTGTGCGCATTTTCTTGAAGCGCTCGCCGTGCAGCGGCTCGGTCGTGATACGAATCTTGCGAGGAATCCGCGCTGCCGGAAGTCTGTCCAGGCAGAACGCGTACAGCCGTTGACGAAATGTTTCGAGCGGTTCGGGCTCGGTGAGACGAAAAATCGCCGCCACCATGTGACCGACGAGCGGGTGCTCGGCGCGACTCACCATGACGTCGATCACACCGTCGACATCCTTGAGCACCTGTTCGATCTCGGCCGGATACACCTTCTCGCCACCGACGTTGATGAGATCCGACTGGCGACCGACGATCCTGAAGTGATCGCCTTTCTGCACGACGGCATCGCCGGTCTTGAAGTAGCCGTCGGCGGTGAACGGATTCTCGGCATTCAGATAGCCGAGCATCGTCGTTTCGCTGCGGATTTCGAGCAGACCATCCACGACGCGCACGTCGCACCCCTCGCCGCCGATCTTCAGCCAGTTCGACGTCGACGATTCTGAACGGGTCGGTACGACACCGGTCTCCGTCAACCCATACGCCTGCGAGAAGCGCGTTGCGGGCAGCGCAGCGGTAAGCCGTTCCAGCACGCGCTCGGGCATCGGTTCGGTACCGTAGTTCACGACCTGCAGCGAACCCAGGTCGAAACGCTCGAGCGCTCCGCTAAAGATCAGCAGATTGAGAAACGTCGGCGATGTCGTCAGTGCCTGCACGCGTTGCGTTTCGATTGCCTGCGCAACCACTTCCGGACGACGGGACGCGGGCACGACCAACGTACCCTGATTGAACAGGACATAAAGCAGCGTGTTCAGACCGCCGATGTGGTCGAACAGCAGGAACGAAATCGAGCGCAGACACCGCTTGGGGGCGATGTGCCGGTCGAGAAACGGCGTTGCCCGATGGACACTCGCTTTCGGACTTCCGGTCGAGCCCGAGGAAAAAATGATGAAACCCGGTTCCTGCGTGCTACCCAACCCCGTCAGCAATGCATGCGTGGTCGCGACGCCGGTGCGCGTGAGTTCGACGTCTTTTCCTGCGTCCACGCGGATCTCCCAACCCGCTTCGGCGAGACGGATCAGCTCACGCTCCTGGTTCGCCTGACGCCCGCTCAACAGCGCGACTACGTTACGCAACCGCCAGAGCGCGAGCAGATACGCAACCGACTGCAGGGAATAGTCGGCCACGAGCGCGACCGTCCCCGCTGTGCAGCTCTCTGCGGCCAGCAACTGCTCGACTCGCCTCACCTCGGCGCGCAACTGCGCATAGGTAAACCGGTCACCACCGATGACAAGCGCAACCGCATCGCCGGCGTCGGCAAACCGCGCGTCGAGAATGTCGAGGGCGTCGAGGGCGTCGGGCGCGCTCATACCCCACCCAGGAAGATGTTCTGCCCGGTCACGAAGTCGCTAGCGGGACGCAGGAAGAAATCGATCGCGTTGGAAACATCGGCGAACGTGCCGAAGCGCGGAATCGCCTGGCGTGCCAGCAGACGATCCATCTTGCTCTTTGGCACCGAACGGATCAGGTCGGTTTCGATCGGCGTCGGTCCCACGGCATTCACCGTGATGCCAAACGGTGCAAGTTCTCGCGCGATCACTTCGGTCAGCGAGCCGATCGCCGCTTTCGACGCGGCGTAGATGGCCTCGCCCTCGAGCTTGAGCGGCGTCGCGACGGTCGTGAAGTTGACGATGCGTCCCTTGCGCTCTTTCGTCATCAACTTGGCCGCTTCGCGGCAAAAGAGGAACGTGCCGACGACGTTGGTGTTGAGGATCTGGTTGACGGTCGCGAGCGGCGTGAGCATGACGTGGTTCATGCTCGCGATACCGGCGTTGTTGATCAGATTGTCGAGCCGGCCGTGCTTCTCGCGAATCGACGACATGATCTTGCGCACGGCCGATTCGTCGGCCACGTCCGCGCACATGTGATCGTAGCCCGGCAATGTCCAGTCCGCGTTCTCGCGGCTGCATCCGATCACCCGGTGCCCAAGCGACACATAGTGTTCGACGAGATACTTGCCGATGCCCTTGCGCGTGCCGGTGATCAGTGTGATGGGAGTGTCAGACACGTGCGTCCTCCAGCAGCAGCGACTCGATGAATTCTCCGAGGGAGGAGATCGTCGCAAACGGGCTTCGATGTGCCGACATCGCCTTCTCGCTGACGAGCGTAATCGCCGTACCCGTCTCGCTTTCGACCATCTCTTCAATCTGGACGATCAGCGAAACGAGCCCCATGGAGTCAAACGGAGCGCCCTCGCCGAAGATCGGTGTCGCGTCGCCTGCGGAGCGATCGACCGCGGCTGGCAACAGGGTTTCCTGCGAGTCGATTGCTCGATTGATGATGTCCCGGATCTCTTGCCTCATGATATTTATCCTTGAAAGTTTCGTAGGCGGATGCGTTGGGTAATGAAGAACTCGGATACTTCGATTAACTCGATTGACTCGAACTACCTGATCGATACGAAAAAGATCAACTGTTCGACGCGACGTCGGGCGTCCCCGCAGCGACGATGAACCCGCGTTTGATCACCTTGCCGATGTCGATTACGTTGCCCGGCGTCAGATTCACAAAGCGCCACAGCGTCTGGTCGCCGAGTTCGCGCTCGAACGCGACGTCTTGCGAAAACGTGACGCCTTCCCTGTCCGATACGACGATGGACCGCACATTCCCGTGCTCGATATTCAGACGGCCTGTCACGCAGGCGTCTCTGGAAACGGCGATCAGTGCAACATCGCTGCGCGCTCCATCGCTCTCCGTGAGCGTGGATTGCACGAGACGTGGGTCAAGCGGCGTGTACCAGTCGTCCGATGTGAGAAAGATGTTGCGGATCTTCTCGAAGCTGCTCATCTCGATGACGCTGGCCTTCGTATCGATGACGGCAAGCAGGTTTCTGCGCTGATAGAACGAAACCCGGTAGTGAATATTCCTCGGACACGGCGCGTTGCCCGGCGTCAGATCGTCGACCACCAGCTCGATCGGATACATCAATTCCGCGTACGCGTAGAACGCCGAATTGAGCTCGTTGAGGCTGACCGTTACCTTGCCGCGCTGATGACGGGTGTGCTTGTACAGGTGGTGGTAGACCGCCTGGCGCTGCGCTTCGATCAGCATGACGCCTGGTACGTGTTCGTGTTCCTTGCGGTAGAAATAGTAGTGATCGGCGCGATTGATCATTTCGTACGAACTGGACCAGCGTCGCTCTTCGCCGTACGCGCGGGCAATCCATGCGAACGCGTCGTCCTGCGACTGTGACTGCGACTGCGAGTCGTGCGACCCATCGCGGCGCTGCGCAAACCACGGCTCGAGTACCTGATACGGCACGGCGCGTAGTGTGTTCCAGGCCGGATCGAACGGCACGCTGCTCGACAGCGACGCATCGGCGACAAAGTGACCGCGCTCGTCGAGCGGTACGTCCAGCCGACGGCGCGCTTCGTCGTGAGTTGCGTAGACGCTGGCGAGCACGTCGTCGTCTGTACGTGGCGCAGCAGCAGCATCCAGATAGAGTGGCGCAGCCGGCCGGTAGCGGTGAATCAGGACGTCGTCTGCCGATCCCTTGTGCAGTAATTGCGGAAGTATGTCTTGGAGAATCATGATTCCTGCCCGCTCAGTTCTTTTGTCAGCGTCACGCCGAGCGACGACTCTGCGTTGCTCTCGTCGTGATTGAGACTGACGCGCCCGAGCAACCCGAACACGAGCAGCGTGGCGGCACTCGTCAACGTCATCAACGCAATCAGAAGATGGCGAAACGCCAGGTCATACGCGTCCAGCCACTGGGCGTGCGTCACCGAAGGCAACTGACTGAGCGCCTTGGGAACCGCACCGGCCGAGAGTTGCGCCGAGGCCACCGCGACCGCCTGCGGATCGAGTCCAGGTATCGCGCCCAGATTTCGTGCGATGAAGAATGCGAGCAGCGAGCCGACAATCGCAATTGCAGTCGTGTCGAACGAGACACGTAATGCGCCGAAGATGCCGATTGCCATGCCCGCTTTTTCCTTCGGCACCACGGAAACCGCGAGGTTGTCCATTAACCCCCAGGGGATTGCTACACCGAAGCCGATCACGGCAAGATTGATGCGCATCGCCATGCCGTGATCGCCGATCGGTACATGCATCAGAAAGAACATGCCGATCACCGAAATCAGCATACCGACGCCAGCCAGAACGCCGACGGGCACATAGCGGGTCATGCTTGCGGCGACGAACGGAATAAACAGCAGCGAGCCGGAGAAATAAATCATCAACACGCCCGACTGGAGTGCGCTCAGATTCTCAATGCCGATGAAGCGCAGCGGCAGCACGACCAGTAGCACCGCATAGCAATATGCGGCGGCAAGCGGCAACAACTGCACCCCGACGAACTGCGGATAGGCGAACAGCGAGAGATCGAGCATCGGGTTGGCGACGCGCTTCTCGACAACGACGAACACCACCAACGCCACAGCAGACAGCGCGAACAGGCCGATGGTCAACGGGGCTGTCCAGCCTGCCGTCGGTGCTTCGATCATCGCAAACGTGAAGCACGACAACATCAGCGTGAAGATCGATGCTCCCCACCAGTCGAGGCCGCGCGCGTTCGGATCCTTGCTGTCGGTCATCGACGTCACGCACAGCACAAGGGCAACGAGGCTGATGATGGTGCTGCCGAAGAACACCGCTCGCCAGCTGAGAAGAGTGATCAGGATGCCGGCAATGGTCGGACCGAACGCCAGTCCTGCGCCGAACGTGATGCCGATCACACTAAAAATCCTCGTGCGGGCGTGACCTTCGAATTCCTGTGCCAGGATCGAAATGCCGCCTGAGTAGGCACATGCCGCCGCCAACCCTTGCGGCACCCGCAGCAGGTCGAGCGTGAACACGCTTGACGCGAACGGCATCAGGAACGACATGACGGTCGACACCACCATGCCGATGGCGAATATCTTCTTGCGGCCATACTGGTCGGCCATCGCGCCGGCCGCCATCAACGTACTGCCGCAACTCAGGAAAAACGCATTGGTGATCCACGACAGCGCTGCCGCTCCACCTACCAGATCCTTCGCGATATACGGCTGGGCGGTTGGGCCGGCAGTGAAATTCAGCGGCACACTGAAACACGCCAGAATGACGGCAATAAGAACCAGAACCTGCCGGGACGGTGACGTCGCCATAGGAGAAGTAGTCGAATTCATAACTCGATTCAGATTGGTGGGTTTTACTGCAACGTCAAGCGATGCAAACTTAATGGTCCGTACGCAAACGGACATATACAAACAGATTGCGGGGTGCCAGGAAATTCTGCTTTATTCATTCGGCATATAAAGTATGTATCTCGCATACGCCCGCCAGACAAGCTTCTGGCGGATACACCAAATCAATAAAACTTTGTGACGGCTTGAAGAAAAACTCTAGGCACCTCAGAAAAGATCACTTAAAAATCAATCTTTCTCAAAACGGTTTGGCACAATAAATCTGATTGTTCTTCTGGTTGGTGCGACGCACAACCAATATTAACAAAAATTATTTTTGGTAAAGATGAAAAATTTGCTAACGTGATGGTGATTTAAACTCACCAACCAGTTATGCGACTACCTTCTTTGAGAAATTTGCAGGTCTTCGAAGCCGCAGCCCGGTATCAGAGTTTCCGTGAAGCCGCGCAATCGCTGTTTCTCACACACGGCGCGGTAACGAGGCAGGTAAAGGCGCTCGAAGAAGAAATGGGAATCAAGCTTTTTGCCCGGGTCGGACGGCGTGTCGTGCTGACCCAGCATGGGCAGCGTCTACAGCTCGCGATGTCAGGCGCGCTGCAACTCATTTCCGACGCCGTCAATGAATTGCGCCAGGAAACCCGGCCATCGCCGGGTCGGCTTCGGGTGACCGTGGTTCCATCGTTTGCGAACCGCTGGTTGATGGCACGGATTGCGGACTTTCATGCGCACCACCCGAGCATCACTGTAGAACTGGTCGTTACGATTGCGGCGCTCGATCTTTCCGAGAAACAGATTCCATTGGGCATCCGTACCGGAAATGGGAAATGGGATGGGCTGGCGGCAGAAAAGCTGGCTACCGAGACGCTATTCCCCGTTATATCGTCTGCCGGTGTCGAGGGTTATGACGATTTACCCTCCTGCCCGAATGACATGCTCCGTTACCCATTGCTGAACCCATACGACGAGTGGGAGCGCTGGTTCAAGCGAACCGGAGTCAACCCCGCGTCTGCTCTTCACGGCACCACTTATGAAGACTCGTCACTATTATTGCGTGCAGTAGAAGAACGCAAGGGAATTGCGCTGGGGCGTAACTGGCTCGTATCCGATGCTATTCGAGACGGCGTTTTACGTCGCTTGCCCGGTCCGGCCATTCAGGCACGTCTCGATTACTACGTGGTTTATCCGACCTCGTACCCGTTATCCGATATTGCGCGAGCTTTCATCACGTGGCTGCATGCGCAAACAGCGAATGAACCGGCCCACGATCCCAATTGAATCGGCACGGTTCTTCCGGTTCGGGTTAGTCATCTGGTTCGCCCACGACGCATCGCCCGGTCACACCAGCACTTCGGTGTTTTCGTATAGACGATCGAGCAATGTGCGCAGCACCTTCACTTCTGCTTTCGTGAAACAGTTCAGCGCAATCGCCTCATAGTGCTGCGCAAGCGGCACGATTTCGCGCGCGAGCGCCGCCCCTTCTTCCGTCAGCGAGATCCGCAGCGCGCGCGCATCCTCTTCGCTGCGCTCGCGGCACACGAACCCCTGTTCGATCAGACGATCGATGATGCGCGACAGCGCCGACATATCGACACACGCCCGCACGACCAGTTCGGAGAGCCGCTGATGCGGCGTATGCCCGAGCGACGCGCACACACGCCATTCCGTCAGGCTCAACCCATAGGGCTTGAGCGCCTTTGAAAAAGCGTTGCCCATCCGGCTGCCGGTCCTCGCCACCAGGTAGGGAATCGCCGCTTCCAGATCGTGATCGACGATGATCGAGGTCTGCTTTCTCTTTGCCATGTCCACCGTGCCCGTCGTGATTTGATTGCCGATTCAAGTATACCCTCGACGACCTCACGGAAACCAGACCCGGACTCCCGTCCTCGCGACCCAGGGTGTTCCCGTTTGATTAATTGAAAATTCAAGTATAGACTGCACGTTCCATTACTTGATTTTTCAACCATGCCGCTATGAAAGACAAAATCGCCCTGGAAGAACACTTTGCCATCGACCTGACCATCGGCGATTCGCAGGTCTATGCACGCCCCGAGGTGTGGACGCATCTGCGCGCCAATCTGCTCGATTTCGAGCAGCAGCGACTCGAAAAAATGGACGAATGGGGTACGGCGTTCTCGATCCTGTCGCTGAACTCGCCCGCCGTGCAGGCCATCCCCGATCCGCACAGGGCGCTCGTCGTCGCGCAGAAAGCCAACGATATCCTTGCAGAACAGATCAGCCGTCATCCGGCGCGCTTCGGCGGTTTCGCCGCGGTACCGCTGCAGGACCCGGACGCTGCTGCGCGCGAACTCGAACGCTGCGTGACGCAACTCGGGTTTCACGGCTTTCTCGTCAACGGCTTTTCGCAGGTCGGCGACGAACGCACGGTGGCCTACTACGACGCGCCCCGTTTCGCCGACTTCTGGCAGCACGCCGCGGCGCTGAACAAACCGTTCTACATGCACCCGCGCGATCCGTTGCCGGAACGCGAGCCGATTTATGAAGGCCAGCCGTGGTTGACCGGCCCGACCTGGGCCTTCGCTGCCGAGACGAGCGTGCACGCGTTGCGTCTGATGTCGAGCGGGCTGTTCGACCGTCATCCGCAGTTGCAGATGATTCTTGGGCACTTCGGCGAAGGGATCCCGTTCAATGTCTGGCGGATCGATCACATCCTTCGAAAAGGCCGGCGCGGCATGCCGTGCGAGCGCGAAATCGGCGATTACCTGCGCAATAACGTGCACATCACCACCAGTGGCAATTTCCGCACGCCGACGCTGCTGTCCACGCTGCTCGAAGTGGGCAGCGACCGCGTGATGTACTCGGTCGACTATCCGTTCGAGAAACACGAAGATGCCGCGCGCTGGTTCGATCACTGCGAAATCAGCGAGAACGACCGGCGCAAGATCGGCCGCGATAATGCCGTCCGTCTGTTTGGTCTGCAATGAGAGAGCACGTGCCCGCAGACCTCATAAGCGCCGGCTCCACCGGCGCCATCGATATCGCGGCAATCGTCGACGCGCGTCCGGTCGGTCGCTTCCAGGTGTGGCTGATGGTACTCGTGGGTCTATCGGTCGTGATGGACGGCTTCGACGTGCAGGCGATGGGTTTCGTCGCACCGTCGATCATCCATGCGTGGGGTGTGTCGCGCGCGGCGATGGGGCCGGTGTTCGGTGCCAGTCTCGTCGGCATGCTGCTGGGTTCGCTCGCACTGGGGCCGCTCGCCGACCGGGTCGGGCGCCGGCCGGTCCTGATCGGCTCGACCGCGTTCCTCGCCGTCTGCATGCTCGCTACCGCCTTCACCACGACGCTGCCCCAGTTACTGACGATGCGCCTGATCACCGGCTTCGGGCTCGGCGGCATCATGGGTAACGCGATTGCGCTCGTCAGCGAGTACAGCCCCGCGCGCAAACGGGCAACGTTGATGATGTGGGTGTCCTGCGGTTTCACCGGGGGTGCCGTGCTCGGCGGTGTGCTCTCGGCCGCGCTGATTCCTGTCGCGGGCTGGCAGGCGGTCTTTCTGCTGGGCGGCGCGATTCCGCTCGTGATCGCCGCCGCAATGGTTGCGTTCCTGCCGGAGTCGATGCAGTTCCTCGTGCTGCGGCAATGCGGCCTCGAGCGCGTCGGTGTGTGGCTGCGCAAGATCGCACCGGATCTCCCGTGTCCGCCCGGCACCCGCTATCTCGTGCACGAACGGACGACCGGCAGCACACCGGTCCGTGCCCTCTTCGAAGCCGGCCGCGCACGCGTCACGCTGCTGCTGTGGGCCGTGAATTTCCTGAATCTGCTGAACCTGTTCTTCCTCGCCAACTGGCTGCCGACCATCGCCGCCGATGCCGGCTATGACGTGGCGCACGCTGCGGTGATCGGCACGACCCTGCAGGTCGGTGGCGTAGTGGGCACGATCGTCATGGGACCGTTGATCGACCGCTGGGGGTTCTTCCGCGTGCTGGCGCCCTGCTACCTGATCGCCTGCATCGCGATCGCTGCGATCGGACAGACTGCGCAGATGTCGCTTGCGTTGACGCTCGTGTGCGTCGCGATCAGCGGCTTCGGTATCGTCGGCGGGCAACCGGCTAACAACACACTTTCAGCTTCGATCTATCCGACTTCACTGCGTGCAACCGGAGTGGGCTGGAGTCTCGGTGTGGGTCGCGCGGGATCGATCGTCGGGCCGATCGTTGCCGGCACGCTGATGGAGTTGCACTGGTCGTCGGCGCATCTATTTCTGGCTGCAGCAGTACCTGCGCTCGCGTCGTGCGGTGGATTGATCGTGCTCGCGCGCGACCGGTTGTTCAGTCGCGCGA encodes the following:
- a CDS encoding SDR family NAD(P)-dependent oxidoreductase, translating into MSDTPITLITGTRKGIGKYLVEHYVSLGHRVIGCSRENADWTLPGYDHMCADVADESAVRKIMSSIREKHGRLDNLINNAGIASMNHVMLTPLATVNQILNTNVVGTFLFCREAAKLMTKERKGRIVNFTTVATPLKLEGEAIYAASKAAIGSLTEVIARELAPFGITVNAVGPTPIETDLIRSVPKSKMDRLLARQAIPRFGTFADVSNAIDFFLRPASDFVTGQNIFLGGV
- a CDS encoding LysR substrate-binding domain-containing protein; this translates as MRLPSLRNLQVFEAAARYQSFREAAQSLFLTHGAVTRQVKALEEEMGIKLFARVGRRVVLTQHGQRLQLAMSGALQLISDAVNELRQETRPSPGRLRVTVVPSFANRWLMARIADFHAHHPSITVELVVTIAALDLSEKQIPLGIRTGNGKWDGLAAEKLATETLFPVISSAGVEGYDDLPSCPNDMLRYPLLNPYDEWERWFKRTGVNPASALHGTTYEDSSLLLRAVEERKGIALGRNWLVSDAIRDGVLRRLPGPAIQARLDYYVVYPTSYPLSDIARAFITWLHAQTANEPAHDPN
- a CDS encoding amidohydrolase family protein; translation: MKDKIALEEHFAIDLTIGDSQVYARPEVWTHLRANLLDFEQQRLEKMDEWGTAFSILSLNSPAVQAIPDPHRALVVAQKANDILAEQISRHPARFGGFAAVPLQDPDAAARELERCVTQLGFHGFLVNGFSQVGDERTVAYYDAPRFADFWQHAAALNKPFYMHPRDPLPEREPIYEGQPWLTGPTWAFAAETSVHALRLMSSGLFDRHPQLQMILGHFGEGIPFNVWRIDHILRKGRRGMPCEREIGDYLRNNVHITTSGNFRTPTLLSTLLEVGSDRVMYSVDYPFEKHEDAARWFDHCEISENDRRKIGRDNAVRLFGLQ
- a CDS encoding class I adenylate-forming enzyme family protein, with protein sequence MSAPDALDALDILDARFADAGDAVALVIGGDRFTYAQLRAEVRRVEQLLAAESCTAGTVALVADYSLQSVAYLLALWRLRNVVALLSGRQANQERELIRLAEAGWEIRVDAGKDVELTRTGVATTHALLTGLGSTQEPGFIIFSSGSTGSPKASVHRATPFLDRHIAPKRCLRSISFLLFDHIGGLNTLLYVLFNQGTLVVPASRRPEVVAQAIETQRVQALTTSPTFLNLLIFSGALERFDLGSLQVVNYGTEPMPERVLERLTAALPATRFSQAYGLTETGVVPTRSESSTSNWLKIGGEGCDVRVVDGLLEIRSETTMLGYLNAENPFTADGYFKTGDAVVQKGDHFRIVGRQSDLINVGGEKVYPAEIEQVLKDVDGVIDVMVSRAEHPLVGHMVAAIFRLTEPEPLETFRQRLYAFCLDRLPAARIPRKIRITTEPLHGERFKKMRTPLSHDSLANEEA
- a CDS encoding MarR family winged helix-turn-helix transcriptional regulator, with translation MAKRKQTSIIVDHDLEAAIPYLVARTGSRMGNAFSKALKPYGLSLTEWRVCASLGHTPHQRLSELVVRACVDMSALSRIIDRLIEQGFVCRERSEEDARALRISLTEEGAALAREIVPLAQHYEAIALNCFTKAEVKVLRTLLDRLYENTEVLV
- a CDS encoding AfsA-related hotdog domain-containing protein; protein product: MILQDILPQLLHKGSADDVLIHRYRPAAPLYLDAAAAPRTDDDVLASVYATHDEARRRLDVPLDERGHFVADASLSSSVPFDPAWNTLRAVPYQVLEPWFAQRRDGSHDSQSQSQSQDDAFAWIARAYGEERRWSSSYEMINRADHYYFYRKEHEHVPGVMLIEAQRQAVYHHLYKHTRHQRGKVTVSLNELNSAFYAYAELMYPIELVVDDLTPGNAPCPRNIHYRVSFYQRRNLLAVIDTKASVIEMSSFEKIRNIFLTSDDWYTPLDPRLVQSTLTESDGARSDVALIAVSRDACVTGRLNIEHGNVRSIVVSDREGVTFSQDVAFERELGDQTLWRFVNLTPGNVIDIGKVIKRGFIVAAGTPDVASNS
- a CDS encoding MFS transporter, with the protein product MNSTTSPMATSPSRQVLVLIAVILACFSVPLNFTAGPTAQPYIAKDLVGGAAALSWITNAFFLSCGSTLMAAGAMADQYGRKKIFAIGMVVSTVMSFLMPFASSVFTLDLLRVPQGLAAACAYSGGISILAQEFEGHARTRIFSVIGITFGAGLAFGPTIAGILITLLSWRAVFFGSTIISLVALVLCVTSMTDSKDPNARGLDWWGASIFTLMLSCFTFAMIEAPTAGWTAPLTIGLFALSAVALVVFVVVEKRVANPMLDLSLFAYPQFVGVQLLPLAAAYCYAVLLVVLPLRFIGIENLSALQSGVLMIYFSGSLLFIPFVAASMTRYVPVGVLAGVGMLISVIGMFFLMHVPIGDHGMAMRINLAVIGFGVAIPWGLMDNLAVSVVPKEKAGMAIGIFGALRVSFDTTAIAIVGSLLAFFIARNLGAIPGLDPQAVAVASAQLSAGAVPKALSQLPSVTHAQWLDAYDLAFRHLLIALMTLTSAATLLVFGLLGRVSLNHDESNAESSLGVTLTKELSGQES
- a CDS encoding 3-oxoacyl-ACP synthase III family protein, whose protein sequence is MSAITAALPAARLDMASLADEHGALEIRRIIESTGIRAVRVAGALSTGDLCEAAARHLLAATDVRKESIDAVVVVTQTPDDFMPGAAVGLQARLGLSEECLAFDIDYGCSGYVYGLLQASMLVQAGCRSVLLCTGDVTTKLLKPGDRHVQMVFGDAASASLIEAGDGRIDYACRTDGSGASHLRTPLDYANGSHGSAQVGHLHMSGNEVMNFALTRVPPLIDQLLAHCGIDKAALDLVALHQANQFMLRYLRKIMKLSEAQTPIGLSEVGNTGPSSIPLLLAGGHGLAGRARKESLLCGFGIGLSLAAARLDLSATRLIAPVNVVAPLVPDRLAAQVSV
- a CDS encoding MFS transporter; amino-acid sequence: MPADLISAGSTGAIDIAAIVDARPVGRFQVWLMVLVGLSVVMDGFDVQAMGFVAPSIIHAWGVSRAAMGPVFGASLVGMLLGSLALGPLADRVGRRPVLIGSTAFLAVCMLATAFTTTLPQLLTMRLITGFGLGGIMGNAIALVSEYSPARKRATLMMWVSCGFTGGAVLGGVLSAALIPVAGWQAVFLLGGAIPLVIAAAMVAFLPESMQFLVLRQCGLERVGVWLRKIAPDLPCPPGTRYLVHERTTGSTPVRALFEAGRARVTLLLWAVNFLNLLNLFFLANWLPTIAADAGYDVAHAAVIGTTLQVGGVVGTIVMGPLIDRWGFFRVLAPCYLIACIAIAAIGQTAQMSLALTLVCVAISGFGIVGGQPANNTLSASIYPTSLRATGVGWSLGVGRAGSIVGPIVAGTLMELHWSSAHLFLAAAVPALASCGGLIVLARDRLFSRATQR